The DNA sequence GCGGAAAGCGCAGCCGGGCGCCGCTGCCGAAGATCACCAGCTCGGGCGCGGGCTCGAGCAGCATCGCGAAATGCTCGGGCGCGAGTGCGTCGAACGACGCCACGGGCCAGTCGCGCACCGGCGCGCCGGGCAATACGATGACGCTGCCCTCGTGGCGTTGGAGGTTGACGTCGACATAATCGGGGCCGTAGCCGGTGACGGTGTTGAGCGCGCCGCTCGTGTCCTGGTGCAGTTTCAAATCGGTGTTCCGCAATTCCGTGGAGGGAAGGTCTGGCGCGGGCCGCACGGGCCCGCGCGGCCGATTTCGCGCGGCGCGCATGCGGGACGCCCGACGGCGCGGGCCCGCAGCGGCCATGGTGCATTGCGAAAGTCGGCCAAAATCCGCTAAATTATAACTTTTTGGTCGCCCCCGGGCGCCACTTGCGTCGAGCGTCGCCA is a window from the Burkholderia vietnamiensis LMG 10929 genome containing:
- a CDS encoding Mth938-like domain-containing protein, producing the protein MKLHQDTSGALNTVTGYGPDYVDVNLQRHEGSVIVLPGAPVRDWPVASFDALAPEHFAMLLEPAPELVIFGSGARLRFPHPRLVAALTAERIGVETMDFQAACRTYNILMAEGRKVAAALLIER